The region GTCGCCATCCGCGAGGCGACGGGGTGCGCCGGCCCCCTCCCCACCGACCCCGCCGCGAACACCGCCGGCGCGGCGCTCCTGCGGCTGCTGGAGGAGCGCGCGCCGGAGATGGGCGTGGAGGTGTCGATCGAGAAGGGGATCCCGCTCGGCTCGGGGATCGGGGGATCGGCCGCCTCGGCCGTCGCCGCCGTCGTCGCGGCGAACGCGCTCCTCCCCGAGCCGCTGCAGTTGGCCGACCTCTTCCGTTACGCCCTGGTCGGCGAGGCGGTGGCCGCGGGCGCGGTGCACGGCGACAACGTGGCGCCCTCGCTCTTCGGCGGGCTGGTGCTGGTGCGCTCGGCCGAGCCTCCCGACGTGGTCCCCCTCCCCGTCCCCGCGGCGCTGCGATGCGTGGTGGTGCTGCCCGAGCTGCGGCTCGACACGCGGACGGCGCGCGCCGTTCTCCCGAAGGAGATCGCGCTGCGCGACCACGTGCGCCAGGCCGCCAACCTGGCGGGGGTGGTCGCCGGCCTGTGCGCGGGCGACCTGGCCCTCGTCGGCCGCTCGCTCGCCGACGTGCTGGTGGAGCAGTGGCGGGCGCCGCTCATCCCCGGCTTCGCGGCGGTGAAGGAGGGCGCGCTGGCGGCGGGGGCGCTGGGCTGCTCCATCTCCGGCGGCGGCCCCAGCGTCTTCGCCTGGTGCGGCGGCGAGGCGGCGGCCCTGCGGGTGCGCGAGGCGATGGTGGCGGCCTTCGCGGCGCACGGGGTGAAGGCGGGCGGATGGACCTGCCCCGTGGGCGGCCCCGGCGCCCGCGTGGAGGAGGTCGCGTGAGGTACCTCGGCACGCGCGACCCCGGGCACGCGGCGACGCTCTCGGAAGCGGTGGAGCGCGGGCTGGCGCCGGACGGCGGGCTCTACGTCCCGGAGCGCTTCCCCTCGCTCGCGGCGGAGGACTTCGCGGGGGCGCAGACGCTGGCGGAGGTCGCGGAGCGGCTGCTGGCGCCGTTCTTCGCGGGCGACCGGCTGGAGGGGGCGCTGGGGGAGATCTGCCGCGAGGCGCTCGCCTTCCCCGTCCCCTTACGCGACCTGCGGGACCGGACGGCGGTGCTGGAGCTCTTCCACGGCCCCACGGCGGCGTTCAAGGACGTGGGGGCGCGCTTCCTGGCCGCCGTGATGTCGCGCCTGGGCGGGGCCGACGCGCGCCCGCTCACCATCCTGGTGGCGACCTCGGGCGACACGGGGGGCGCGGTGGCGGCGGCGTTCCACGGCCGGCCGGGGGTGGAGGTGGCCGTGCTCTTCCCCGCCGGGCGGGTGTCTCCGCGCCAGGAGAAGCAGCTCACCGCGTGGGGCGGCAACGTGCGCGCCTTCGCCGTCCGCGGCGACTTCGACGCCTGTCAGCGCCTGGCGAAGGCGGCCATGGCGGACCCGGATCTGCGCGCCGTCCGGCGGCTCTCCTCCGCCAACAGCATCAACGTGGGCCGCCTCCTCCCGCAGGCGGCGTACTACGCGTGGGCGGCGCTGCGGTACGCGCGGCGGCACGGGGCGGCGCCGGGGTTCGTGGTGCCCTCGGGGAACCTGGGGAACGCCGTGGCCGCGCTCTGGGCCCGCCGCGCCGGGCTGCCGGTGCGCGAGGTGGTGCTCGCCACCAACGCCAACCCCGCCGTCACCGCGTTCCTGGCCGGCGAGCCCTGGGGGCCGCGCCCCACCGTGGCCACGCTCGCGACGGCGATGGACGTGGGCTTCCCCAGCAACATGGAGCGCGTCTTCCACCTCTTCGGCGGCGAGGAGGCGGCGCGCCGGGCGCTCAGCGCGTTCCGGGTGGGCGACGAGGAGATCCGCGCGGCGATCCGCGCCGGCCCCGCGCGCTGGGGCGAGGTGTGGGACCCCCACACCGCCGCGGCGGTGGTGGTGCGCGAGCGGCTGGAGACGCCGGACTGGATCGTGGTCGCCACCGCCCACCCGGCCAAGTTCGAGGCGGTGGTGGAGCCGCTGGTGGGCCGCGAGGTCCCGGTCCCCCCCGAACTCGGCCGCCTGCTGGAGCGCCCCTCGCACGCGGAGGAGATCGAGCCCACGCTGGAGGCCTTCCGCGCGGCGCTGGGAGGGTGATGCGGGAATCAGCAGAAAGAAAGACGAACTGCGGGCCTCACGCAGAGTCAGCAGAGTCAGCAGAGAAACAACTGAAATGCCCCTCACAGAGGGCACGGAGGACGCAGAGAACTTCAGCGGATTCTGATCAGATGATCCCGTAGGGGCGAGGCCTGCCTCAACCGGCGGATGCCGGGCCCGTATGCGGCAGGCAGCCTGTTGCGCCGATGCCGCCTGTGCTCGGACTCCAGGCTCGCCCCTGCGAAACACATCGCGTTGAGAAGCCGATCGATTGCTGGATCAGATCCGTAAAGAGCACGCGCATTCCCTTCACGCACCCACGCACCCGAAAAGAGACCGGGCCCGCGGGAAGCGTCCCGCGGGCCCGGCGCCGGCTTCAGAAGCCGGTCATCCCGAAGGGGTTCGGGTACTTCGACCCGTCGACCACCTCCCAGGGGCCCCAGTAGATGTACTGCGTCTGCGGGGTGCTCTTGTTCTTGTTGGCGCCCAGGTCGATCCCCCGCGCCCGCGGCGTCACGTTCCCGCTCACCTCGATCCCCGCGTACTCCCAGGCGTTGTTGGCGATCGCGCCGCCGTTGGTCAGCCGCCGCTTCCACCAGTGCTGGCGCGCCGAGCTGGGGCCGAGCCGCTCGTAGTAGACCACGAACTCCCACCACTCGTTGTCGTTCCAGGCCGCGGCGGCGCGGCTCCAGTTCTGGGTGCCGGGGAGCTGCCGCTCGTTGTACGAGAGCCAGGTGCCGTTCTGGTTGA is a window of Longimicrobium sp. DNA encoding:
- a CDS encoding homoserine kinase: MTRPTRATAFAPASVSNLAVGFDLLGHPLPAAGDRVTVRRVPGRGVAIREATGCAGPLPTDPAANTAGAALLRLLEERAPEMGVEVSIEKGIPLGSGIGGSAASAVAAVVAANALLPEPLQLADLFRYALVGEAVAAGAVHGDNVAPSLFGGLVLVRSAEPPDVVPLPVPAALRCVVVLPELRLDTRTARAVLPKEIALRDHVRQAANLAGVVAGLCAGDLALVGRSLADVLVEQWRAPLIPGFAAVKEGALAAGALGCSISGGGPSVFAWCGGEAAALRVREAMVAAFAAHGVKAGGWTCPVGGPGARVEEVA
- the thrC gene encoding threonine synthase; the encoded protein is MRYLGTRDPGHAATLSEAVERGLAPDGGLYVPERFPSLAAEDFAGAQTLAEVAERLLAPFFAGDRLEGALGEICREALAFPVPLRDLRDRTAVLELFHGPTAAFKDVGARFLAAVMSRLGGADARPLTILVATSGDTGGAVAAAFHGRPGVEVAVLFPAGRVSPRQEKQLTAWGGNVRAFAVRGDFDACQRLAKAAMADPDLRAVRRLSSANSINVGRLLPQAAYYAWAALRYARRHGAAPGFVVPSGNLGNAVAALWARRAGLPVREVVLATNANPAVTAFLAGEPWGPRPTVATLATAMDVGFPSNMERVFHLFGGEEAARRALSAFRVGDEEIRAAIRAGPARWGEVWDPHTAAAVVVRERLETPDWIVVATAHPAKFEAVVEPLVGREVPVPPELGRLLERPSHAEEIEPTLEAFRAALGG